The DNA window GGACTGTCCAAATTCGACGAAGCCTACGAAAAAGGAACTTTCGACCGCATCCTGACCACCAACCTGATCTACCAGACCCCGGAACTGCTGACCAGACCATACTATATCAACTGTGATATGAGCAAATACATCGCCCTGATCATCGACACCCTGAATCACGACGACTCCATCAGCAAACTCCTGAACCCGGTAGAACGCATCCAGAAAGTTCTGACCAAATATAGAAATAACGAAACTATCTGATAAGTTTTTAAAACAAAAGGAAGATATTAACGAAAGTTCTTATTTCATAGACTCTTTCGTTAATATCTTCCTTTTTTCATAAATCTCTATTTTTCCATATTTCTCAGTAGAAGGATTTCACGCGCATACCCCTCCAGTTCATTCGGTGTCTCCAGATAAATCGGGATTCCTTTCAGTTTCGGGTGATTCACCATCCCTTCAAACGTCTCCAGTCCCAGCGATCCCTCACCAATCTTCTCATGCCTGTCCTTATGGCTCGCGAACGGATTCTTGCTGTCATTCATGTGAATCGCCTTCAGCCTCTCAAGCCCGATCACCTGATCGAACTCCTCCAGTACCTGATCCAGCTCTCCCGCCAGATCATACCCCGCATCATACACATGACACGTATCGAGGCAGACACCCATGTGGCTCTTCAACTCCACCCGATCCAGAATCTGTGCCAGTTCCTCAAAACTGCGTCCAACCTCTGTCCCTTTTCCTGCCATCGTCTCCAGAAGCACCGTCGTGTGCTGCTCTTCTTTCAGAATCCGGTTCAGCATCTCACTGATCATCCGGATCCCTTCCTGCGCTCCCTGCCCTACATGGCTTCCCGGATGAAAATTATAACAGTTCCCCGGAACATACTCCATCCGCTTCAGATCATCTTCCATCGTCATCCAGGCAAATTCCCTGGTCTTCGCATCCTTCGAACAGGGATTTAACGTATACGGCGCATGCGCCAGAATCTGGCAGATATCATGCTCTTTCGCAAACTCCAGAAACTTCCGCACATCCTCCGGATCAATCTCCTTCGCCCTGCTTCCTCTCGGATTTCTCGTAAAAAACTGAAACGTATTCGCTCCGATCTTCACCGCTTCTTTTCCCATATGCAAAAAGCCCTTCGATGAGGACAAATGACATCCTATTCTCAGCATTGCCGTCTCCTTTATCTGTATTTTATGTTTTCTCTCTTCCCGCGTGCCGCACGGTCTCCTCTTCCGTCAGTACCGTAAATGCCAGCTTCAGCCCGGAAAGTTCCATATCACAGTCTTCTTCCTCCAATGTCGGAGAAGCCATCTCCCGGATTTCCTCCTGAAGATTTTCTATCTGGATCTTCTTTTCCTCGAGTTCCACCGCCAGATGTGCTCCACGCTCCTGCAGCCGCAGGATCTGATGACTGGTCTCCCGCAGTTCTTTCTTTCTCTCTTTCAACCGCTCTTCCCAGTCTTTCTGAAGCTCTTCCCCGGCAGATTCTCTCTCTGACATTTCCGCTTCTTTGGGGGCTGCTGCCTGCATTACCGTACTTCTTCTTGTCCGAAGCCAGTCTGCCAGATATTTTCTTCCAGCCAGCGCTCCCACCAGGATCGCAAGTCCGACAATCGTGCAGACCACCCGGTTCCAGGAAAATGGATCGATCAGTGCCAGGATCGCCAGACAAACGCCTACCCAGGTAATAATTTCGGAAATTTTTGAAATTTTCGAAAAATCTGTAAGATTACTCTTCCTTTCACTGGACGCAGCTACATTCTGTACCCGTTTTTCTACCACAGTCGGCTCATTTTCCTGCTCCTGTCCACTCTGTGGTCGACGGCTCTCCTCCGCCTGTCGTTTTCCTTCTTCCCGCCGTTCCTGTTCCAGATGTTTCTCCTGTGCATTGCGGTTCAGCTCCAGACGTCGAATCTCCGAACGGTTGACCAGCATCTGCTGCTCCAGACCGGCACGTTCCCGCACCACGCGTTGCACGGTCTGTTCCAGTTCCGTGCTGCGATCCTGGCGCTGTTTTTCCAGGGTCTTCTTTCGTTCTTCCCAGTCATTCATTCTCTCTGCAATGACCTGATCGGGATCCATAGTTTCGGTGAGCAATGCCTGTAATCCATAATCCAGTGCTTTCTGCTCCACTTTTCCCTGTTTCTTTTCAAACCAGTGGATATATGCACCCACCGGCGTTCCCAGTTTTTCCCGTTTCAGACGGGTGAGATCGTAACAGGGACGTGTTTCGTCTGTGATTCTTACAACATTTCCATAAGCCTTCAGAGGCTCCAGCTGAAATTCCAGTTCCGGGTTCCGGTATCCCTGGATCCGAAGCCAGTAGATCTCTCCGCTTCCCTTCTGCTGAATCGCATCCTGTACTTTCTGTTCCAGACCGGTCTGTGTCGTGCCGGAATGGATCCGTAAGGACAGCGGAATATAAGAACGACACGCACTGGGAACCAGTGTAATCTGCGTGTGATATGCGCCCTGTGCATCCTCCGTAATCTCTCCGTAAACGACACCGTGTGTTCCGGCATCTTCCAGACGGATCGGTTCCGGGGAACCGGCATACGCCATCTGATTCTCCACCAGAACCCCCGGCAGATGGCGATACCCGAGTGCCACATAAGTAAAACCTGCTCCGTCCTCTTTTTTCATCGGGATATGCGTTTCATCGCCACCGTATGCCAGCAGGATATGGATCCCCGGCTGATCATCCGGCCGTATGGTACTGTAAACCGGTTCCGTAATCTGCGGCTGCTCATAACTGCATCCATACACTTTCGTGTGCAGTTTCTCCAGCTCGATCACTTCCGGCTTCCCGCTCAGAAATCCATGAACGTTCTTTGTCCACTTTGCCTTACGATATGCAGAATCTTCCCGCAAATAATCGTGACTTCCTGCCATCCATACCACTTCGGTATCCGGTATGGATGCAAACAGCTGACTGACTCTCTCTATCTGAGAAGGCAACGGCTGTCTGTGAAACAGATCTCCTGCAATCAGCAACAACTCTATTTTCTCTTCTCTGATCTGGTCGATCACCCGTACAAAGGTTTCCCAGATTTCATTTTCCCTGAATGCACTCCAGGGGCAGCCCGAATCCGGAACCGCCCCCAAATGTACATCAGCCATATGAATAAATCGCATAGCCTCTCCTATTACTGAATAATTACTTATAAATCACAATTATTTACTGTTCTTGGGAACGGGATGACGTCACGGATGTTACCCATTCCTGTCAGATACATCACACAACGCTCAAATCCAAGACCGAATCCGGCATGTCTTGTGCTGCCGTATTTTCTCAGATCCATGTAGAATCCATAGTCTTCTTTGTTCAGACCCAGCTCGTCCATACGCGCTGCCAGTTTGTCGTAGTCGTCCTCTCTCTGGCTTCCGCCGATGATCTCACCGATACCAGGTACCAGACAATCAACCGCTGCCACGGTCTTGCCGTCATCGTTCAGTTTCATATAGAACGCTTTGATATCCTTCGGATAGTCCGTAACAAATACCGGACGTTTGTACACCTGCTCAGTCAGATAACGCTCATGCTCGGTCTGCAGATCGCATCCCCAGGACACTTTGTATTCGAATTTGTCGTTGTTCTTCGTCAGAATATCGATGGCTTCTGTGTAAGTTACACGGGCAAATTCAGAATTTACCACGTTGTTCAGACGGTCTAACAGTCCTTTGTCGATGAAGGAGTTGAAGAAGTTCATCTCTTCCGGTGCGTTTTCCAGAACGTAATGGATGATGTATTTCAGCATGGATTCTGCCAGGATCATATCATCGTCCAGATCTGCAAAAGCGATCTCCGGCTCGATCATCCAGAACTCTGCTGCATGACGGGTCGTGTTGGAGTTCTCTGCACGGAAGGTCGGTCCGAATGTATAGATGTTACGGAATGCCTGTGCATAAGTCTCGCCGTTCAGCTGTCCGCTTACGGTCAGGTTGGTCGGTTTATTGAAGAAGTCTTTGGAAAAATCTACTTTTCCGTCTTCTGTCTTCGGAATGTTGTTCAGATCCATGGTGGTTACCTGGAACATCTCACCAGCACCTTCACAGTCGCTTCCTGTGATCAGTGGAGTGTGCACATAGACAAATCCTCTCTCTTGGAAGAATTTGTGGATCGCATAAGCGATCAGGGAACGTACACGGAACACGGCCTGGAAAGTGTTGGTTCTCGGACGCAGATGGGAAACTGTACGCAGGTATTCCATGCTGTGGCGTTTTTTCTGCAGCGGATAATCCGGTGCGGAAGCGCCCTCTACGCTGATCTCGGCTGCCTGGATCTCAAATGGCTGTTTTGCCTGTGGGGTTGCCACCAGAGTTCCCTTTACGATGATGGCTGCACCTACGTTCAGTTTGGAGATCTCTGCAAAGTTCTCCATGGAATCGTGGTATACCACCTGTAAAGTTTCAAAAAATGTTCCATCGTGCAGAACAATAAATCCAAATGTTTTGGAGTCACGTACGCTTCGTACCCATCCTCCTACGGTAATCTCTTTATCCAGGAATGCTTCCCGGTTTTTGTATATCTCTCTGACAGTTGTAAGCTGCATAACAAAAGTCCTCCCTCTCTGACATTTTTCAGGACCGCTTGCCCGTACCTGCAAACTGCCCATATTGCATTTATTGTATCATTTTTCATGAAGCTATTCAAGTTTCTTATTCGTACGTTTCCGCTATTCGCTTTTACTTGCCGCTCCCAGATTGTCCATATATCCGACAAATACATTCCCGGCACTTTCAAACAGGCTTGTGCTGTCCTGCATACCGAAGTAGCCCTGTTCCTGCGTTGCCGGATAGTACAGGATCGTATTCTTGCTGTTGTAACCTATGATGACCACATTTACCGTATCTGATACCTTGGCGATCACCGGATTGCCCTTGCTGACCTGATACAGTACGCTGTCCAGGGAACAGCCGGTAAGATTCATCACGGTATAATCATCTCCGAGAGACTGCTGCAGAGTATCCTCATCAATGGTTCCGCTCAGTACCACGGATGGCACTTCGTCCAGATTTGCCTGATAACTGTCCTGACGGTTTCCGCGCTCCCATACATACTGCTGCTGCCGGTTCAGTACCACGCCCATCTGCGCATCTGCCCGGTTGATCGCATCGCTGACTCTGCTCCAGGTGCTGTCCAGCATACCTTTTGCATAGACATAATAAATATTGGAATCCGGTCTTGTAAGTTCCATCGAAAGTACATTGTACGTTTCCTGATTTTCCAGATTTGATGCCAGATACAGCACATTTTTGCTGGTCACGCTCTTTTCAAAGTCCAGACCGATCTGTGTGGCTTTCCGCTCCGTCGTGATCAGACGCAGCGTTACCTGTTCTTCCCGGATCTGTAAGTTGTTCATGATATGATCACTGCTGATCGCCACATACGCGCCGTTTTCCCACTGTACCCGTTCCAGTTCCAGCAGACCTTCCTCCAGCTTCACATCACTGACCCATACTTTATCCTCATGATGTTCCTTGACCACTTCCCCGCCAAACTGTTCGATCCGGACGGTAGTCATGGCAAATATCGTATTGCCCGCGTTATCCGTCACAATATCGCTGTCGTTGGCGATTCCGTACACCAGATCCTCATTCATAAATCCAAGTGCCTTGATCTTCTGCCCGGACTGCGCCTGGATCGTATAAGTCTCTCCCTGTTCCAGACTCATCACCGTGATCTGTGTACCTGCATTTTCGTCTTCCTGATCCATCCAGGCGATACTTGCCTGTGATTTGGATACCACATACCGATCCTTGATCAGGTTTTCTTTCACAATCTGAAAATCTTTCTGTTTAATGTCGATCTGATACAGATCATCCTCCAGGATCACATACAGCATGTCATCTCTGGTCACATAAGAGAGAAGTTTCATATCTTCTTTCAGGTATTCATAAGAACTCTTCATCGGAATAAACAGTTCTTCTTCCACCTGGTTCAGTTCTGCTCCGTAATGGTAAACCGCGATTCCGACTTCACCCTCATGTACATCTCGGTTCATGTAACCGTATACAACAAAATCAATATCCCCGGATTCTTCCACGCGGACAATCTTGATCCCGTGTTCCTGCAAGTTCTCCCGCTCATCCAGATCACCGTCCCGGAAGCTGAAGATCTGTGTCGCTTTGTTGGCACTGCGGTTATAACTCCACAGTTCGCCCTCCTGAACAAACGCCACAATGTCCGAACTCTTATTGGACTGATACTGCACATCCTTGTCCGCAACACCCAGATTGATTCCCTTGCTGGTCAGTTCCGTATGCTTTCCGTCATACAACTCCTGTGTATTTCGTTCAAAGTCCAGCAGCATCACGCGCGACTGCGCATACCGCATCCGGTAAAAGTCTGTTACATTATAATAATCGGTCGTCTCGTCCTCCGGCGTATCTGACAGCACATACGTCAGATCAATACTGCAGGTGGTCTCATTCATATCCTTGATGACCGGCACTGCCTCTTTTTCCAGTTTCATATCCAGCGTCCCCCAGGTGATCCGGTCAAAACTGGAATGAATATTCAGATTTTCATAGGTGCTGTTCGTCTGTGTCTCATCCGGTTCCAGATAAGCTGCCAGCGTGGACGCATTCTCGGAATCCAGACAGGTCTGATAAAAATTATCCGCAAATTCCAGATAATCCGAAATATTGGTTCCTGCCCGCTGCAACAGACGGGTGTAATAATAATACGTTTCCCCGTTATCCAGTGTCACATCAAACCGAAGCGTGTATTCCTGATTCATCAAAATCGGTGTTTCCAGCTGAAAATCCGCCCGGATCTCCCCGTCTGTCTTTTTCAGTTTGCTGATCTTACTTGTCTCCACAACTTCCGTTCCGTCTGCCGTCGATACCCGGTAACTCACCGTCTTTACCGATGCGTTCTTCGGATCCATCACCATCGTCAGACTTCTGTCCGTCGGAAGCGGTGTCAGGCTGTCACGCATATACTGCTCTTCCATCTCATTTGCATATCCGTACATCGGATTTACCTTTGTATCAGATACTTCCATATACAGAATCGGAAGACTCACTTCCTCCATCTGTCTCGTTCCCACAATTTTTTCCCGGTTGATGAGCGCTGCTGTTCCTCCCAGCGCTGCCGCAAACAGCAGCAACAGTACTCCCGCTTTTAATAACCCCTTTTTCATGCTTCCCGACCTCCTTCTTTCAGAAGCCGTTCCAGCGTCGGATGCAGTCCGAACGCATCCAGACAGCTGCGCAGCTGTTCGTCGTTTTCCTTCTTTTTACCGGTATAAACCGCCCGGATCAGCAGATTCTTCGGCGTGTGTTCCATATCGATAAACTCCAGAATCTGTGTATCATAGCCCGCCTGCTCCAACATCTGCGCCCGCAGACCGTCCGTCATCAGCGCAGCGATTCGCTCTTTGAGCACTCCATAGGAAAATACCGGAGCCATCACTTCATTGTGGATCTGCCGGTTCAGTTCATGCTGACAACAAGGCACTGACAGGATCACGGAAGCCCCCCAGCCAACCGCTTTCGCCAGCGCATAATCCGTCGCTGTATCGCATGCATGAAGCGT is part of the Blautia faecicola genome and encodes:
- a CDS encoding deoxyribonuclease IV, whose product is MLRIGCHLSSSKGFLHMGKEAVKIGANTFQFFTRNPRGSRAKEIDPEDVRKFLEFAKEHDICQILAHAPYTLNPCSKDAKTREFAWMTMEDDLKRMEYVPGNCYNFHPGSHVGQGAQEGIRMISEMLNRILKEEQHTTVLLETMAGKGTEVGRSFEELAQILDRVELKSHMGVCLDTCHVYDAGYDLAGELDQVLEEFDQVIGLERLKAIHMNDSKNPFASHKDRHEKIGEGSLGLETFEGMVNHPKLKGIPIYLETPNELEGYAREILLLRNMEK
- a CDS encoding DNA repair exonuclease — protein: MRFIHMADVHLGAVPDSGCPWSAFRENEIWETFVRVIDQIREEKIELLLIAGDLFHRQPLPSQIERVSQLFASIPDTEVVWMAGSHDYLREDSAYRKAKWTKNVHGFLSGKPEVIELEKLHTKVYGCSYEQPQITEPVYSTIRPDDQPGIHILLAYGGDETHIPMKKEDGAGFTYVALGYRHLPGVLVENQMAYAGSPEPIRLEDAGTHGVVYGEITEDAQGAYHTQITLVPSACRSYIPLSLRIHSGTTQTGLEQKVQDAIQQKGSGEIYWLRIQGYRNPELEFQLEPLKAYGNVVRITDETRPCYDLTRLKREKLGTPVGAYIHWFEKKQGKVEQKALDYGLQALLTETMDPDQVIAERMNDWEERKKTLEKQRQDRSTELEQTVQRVVRERAGLEQQMLVNRSEIRRLELNRNAQEKHLEQERREEGKRQAEESRRPQSGQEQENEPTVVEKRVQNVAASSERKSNLTDFSKISKISEIITWVGVCLAILALIDPFSWNRVVCTIVGLAILVGALAGRKYLADWLRTRRSTVMQAAAPKEAEMSERESAGEELQKDWEERLKERKKELRETSHQILRLQERGAHLAVELEEKKIQIENLQEEIREMASPTLEEEDCDMELSGLKLAFTVLTEEETVRHAGREKT
- the asnS gene encoding asparagine--tRNA ligase, producing the protein MQLTTVREIYKNREAFLDKEITVGGWVRSVRDSKTFGFIVLHDGTFFETLQVVYHDSMENFAEISKLNVGAAIIVKGTLVATPQAKQPFEIQAAEISVEGASAPDYPLQKKRHSMEYLRTVSHLRPRTNTFQAVFRVRSLIAYAIHKFFQERGFVYVHTPLITGSDCEGAGEMFQVTTMDLNNIPKTEDGKVDFSKDFFNKPTNLTVSGQLNGETYAQAFRNIYTFGPTFRAENSNTTRHAAEFWMIEPEIAFADLDDDMILAESMLKYIIHYVLENAPEEMNFFNSFIDKGLLDRLNNVVNSEFARVTYTEAIDILTKNNDKFEYKVSWGCDLQTEHERYLTEQVYKRPVFVTDYPKDIKAFYMKLNDDGKTVAAVDCLVPGIGEIIGGSQREDDYDKLAARMDELGLNKEDYGFYMDLRKYGSTRHAGFGLGFERCVMYLTGMGNIRDVIPFPRTVNNCDL
- a CDS encoding cysteine peptidase family C39 domain-containing protein, with the translated sequence MKKGLLKAGVLLLLFAAALGGTAALINREKIVGTRQMEEVSLPILYMEVSDTKVNPMYGYANEMEEQYMRDSLTPLPTDRSLTMVMDPKNASVKTVSYRVSTADGTEVVETSKISKLKKTDGEIRADFQLETPILMNQEYTLRFDVTLDNGETYYYYTRLLQRAGTNISDYLEFADNFYQTCLDSENASTLAAYLEPDETQTNSTYENLNIHSSFDRITWGTLDMKLEKEAVPVIKDMNETTCSIDLTYVLSDTPEDETTDYYNVTDFYRMRYAQSRVMLLDFERNTQELYDGKHTELTSKGINLGVADKDVQYQSNKSSDIVAFVQEGELWSYNRSANKATQIFSFRDGDLDERENLQEHGIKIVRVEESGDIDFVVYGYMNRDVHEGEVGIAVYHYGAELNQVEEELFIPMKSSYEYLKEDMKLLSYVTRDDMLYVILEDDLYQIDIKQKDFQIVKENLIKDRYVVSKSQASIAWMDQEDENAGTQITVMSLEQGETYTIQAQSGQKIKALGFMNEDLVYGIANDSDIVTDNAGNTIFAMTTVRIEQFGGEVVKEHHEDKVWVSDVKLEEGLLELERVQWENGAYVAISSDHIMNNLQIREEQVTLRLITTERKATQIGLDFEKSVTSKNVLYLASNLENQETYNVLSMELTRPDSNIYYVYAKGMLDSTWSRVSDAINRADAQMGVVLNRQQQYVWERGNRQDSYQANLDEVPSVVLSGTIDEDTLQQSLGDDYTVMNLTGCSLDSVLYQVSKGNPVIAKVSDTVNVVIIGYNSKNTILYYPATQEQGYFGMQDSTSLFESAGNVFVGYMDNLGAASKSE